The Mailhella massiliensis DNA segment AAAGTCTGGAAACGGAACTCGGCTTTCCCCTGTTCAAGCGTACCAACAGGGGCATATTTCTCACCGCGGAAGGGGAAAGAATCCATGACGAAGCCGTGGGCATACTCGACATCATCGGCAACTGGCACGGTCAGAACCGCGAACGGGAACCGGAAGGAGAAATCCATCTCGCCTGTACGCCCATCATAAGCTGCTACATCACCCCCAACCTCATCGTTCCCTTTCAGAAGCGTTACCCGAAGGTCACCATTTTCGTGCACGGCTGCCAGCACTACGACATCATCGCCAGACTGCAGAAGACCAGCGCCGACATCGCCCTTACCACGCTGTCGGGCAATGCCCGGCTCATCGAGCAGATACGCGCCATGAACTGGGAACACCAGCATCTTTTTACCGACGAACGCCGCCTGTACATGGGCGCAACCCACCCCCTCGCTTCGGCAACGCTCACGCGGGAAGACCTCCGAAGGCTCCACCTGGCCTACTATTCCGATGTACGCGACCAGGTTTCCCGCAGCTATGCGCCTTTTTTCGGCGAGACCTACCGCCTTGCCAACAAGGAGGACATACTCGACCTCGTCATCAAAAACGAAGCCGTGTTCATCCAGCCCTTCCACATGTTCCGTCATAACTACCGCGTCATGGAAAAACTTCTCGTGGAAAAGAGCATCCCCCTGACGGAGGTGGACCCGAGGGCCGAGGTCTTCGCCCTGCACGCCCCGGATCTTTCCCCCATAGAACAGCTTTTCTGGGACTATCTCATCGAGAATTTTTCCTGCAATCTGTAGGCTCCCTGTTCAAAACCTTTCGAGAATTTTTCCTGCAATCTGTAGGCTCCCTGTTCAAAACCTTTCGGATGCCGTCTCCCGGCAGACAACGCATCATGCCGACCCCGGAAAGATGCAAGAAGCGTATGAACACGGGAGGAAACACCGTAGTCGTGCGGGAACGAAGGATACCCTGCCCGGCAGAAAAACGCACCGGCCTCCTGCATATAAAAAAAAGCCCCGCCGAAGCGGGGCGTTCCGGTTCCGTAACCGGTGATCAGAAGGCTATGGTCATGAGCGGATAGCCCACGAAGGAGAGCAGCAGGATATTGAATATCCAGAAGTAGCTTGCGTACTTGATGACGGTCTTCTGATGAACCCATTCCGTATCGCCGTACAGGATGGCCGAGGTGGTGGCCGCCGCGGGCGTGGCTATGCCGAGTGTGCAGGAGAGAATGACGCAGGAGAGAAGGGCCTGCGGGTCCACATTGCCGTTGGCCACGGCCAGCGTATAGGCGATGGGAGCAAAGGTGGCCGCGCAGGCGTTGTTGTTGGTAAGCTGGGTGCAGAGGGTGGTGGTGCAC contains these protein-coding regions:
- a CDS encoding LysR family transcriptional regulator; protein product: MRLEQLSHLIEISRLQSISKAAETLHISQPALSASVKSLETELGFPLFKRTNRGIFLTAEGERIHDEAVGILDIIGNWHGQNREREPEGEIHLACTPIISCYITPNLIVPFQKRYPKVTIFVHGCQHYDIIARLQKTSADIALTTLSGNARLIEQIRAMNWEHQHLFTDERRLYMGATHPLASATLTREDLRRLHLAYYSDVRDQVSRSYAPFFGETYRLANKEDILDLVIKNEAVFIQPFHMFRHNYRVMEKLLVEKSIPLTEVDPRAEVFALHAPDLSPIEQLFWDYLIENFSCNL